One Pararhizobium sp. IMCC3301 DNA segment encodes these proteins:
- a CDS encoding isocitrate/isopropylmalate dehydrogenase family protein has product MVQNSNVYTIAVFDGDGIGPEIMAPTLKLLENTAGLLGGFSFEFIHLPAGATHFSETGEALPKASIDAARAADAVLLSAMGLPSIRKPDGTEITPQIDLRFELGLYAGVRPVRVYPGQSTPLSDPRAEQIDFVLIRESTEGLFAHMHEGQIHGDSEATETLRITRKISEKLFDFAFRLATQRAEKRGRKGRVTCVDKANVFRAFWFFRTIFLERAKAFPDIDADAAYVDAMAMWMVQRPWEFDVLVTENMFGDILSDLGAGIMGTLGLAPSADIGDDSAVFQPCHGTAPDIAGQGIANPLAMILSAAMMLEWLAVEHDDTALAQAARLIDAAVGENVVAKCNLTGDLGGTSSTLDCADAVIAAIQRLAGSDSYSDKVA; this is encoded by the coding sequence ATGGTTCAGAATTCGAATGTTTACACCATCGCGGTTTTCGATGGTGACGGCATCGGCCCGGAGATCATGGCTCCAACCCTGAAGCTTCTGGAAAACACTGCAGGCCTGCTGGGTGGTTTTTCGTTTGAGTTCATCCATCTTCCTGCAGGCGCCACTCATTTCAGCGAAACCGGTGAAGCGCTGCCCAAAGCCTCGATTGATGCAGCCCGCGCCGCAGATGCGGTGCTCCTGTCAGCCATGGGGCTGCCCTCGATCCGCAAACCCGACGGCACCGAGATCACGCCACAGATTGATTTGCGGTTTGAACTGGGCCTGTATGCCGGGGTGCGGCCGGTGCGGGTCTATCCGGGCCAATCCACACCGCTGTCTGATCCGCGTGCGGAACAAATTGATTTCGTCCTCATCAGAGAATCCACCGAAGGCCTGTTTGCGCATATGCATGAAGGCCAGATTCATGGCGACAGTGAAGCAACGGAAACCTTGCGGATTACCAGAAAAATCAGCGAAAAACTGTTTGATTTCGCCTTTCGCCTGGCAACGCAGCGCGCCGAAAAACGGGGCCGCAAGGGCCGCGTCACCTGCGTTGATAAAGCCAATGTGTTCCGCGCTTTCTGGTTCTTCCGCACAATCTTTCTGGAACGTGCCAAGGCATTTCCCGATATTGACGCCGATGCCGCCTATGTCGATGCCATGGCCATGTGGATGGTGCAGAGGCCCTGGGAATTTGACGTGCTGGTAACAGAAAACATGTTCGGCGACATTCTGTCCGATCTGGGGGCAGGCATCATGGGCACGCTGGGACTGGCGCCGTCCGCTGATATCGGTGATGATTCTGCTGTGTTTCAGCCTTGCCACGGGACCGCGCCCGATATCGCCGGCCAGGGCATCGCCAATCCTCTGGCGATGATTCTATCAGCTGCCATGATGCTGGAATGGCTCGCCGTTGAACATGATGATACAGCGCTGGCGCAGGCCGCCCGTCTGATCGATGCTGCAGTTGGTGAAAACGTGGTGGCAAAGTGCAATCTCACAGGTGATCTTGGCGGAACATCATCCACCTTGGACTGTGCTGATGCGGTGATTGCAGCGATACAACGGCTGGCGGGGTCTGACAGCTACTCCGACAAGGTTGCCTGA
- a CDS encoding Gfo/Idh/MocA family protein — MAEPAFRVGMVGYGYFAKFHLNAWRRLQNASLVALAETDPQRRAEARRDAPELDVYDTVEDMLTAGSVDILDVATPPSTHLELIRPVLGQVCAVICQKPFCDSLPQAQALAEAAKDSSTLLIVHENFRFQPWYREIRQLLQAGRLGRVIQARFCFRPGDGAGPDAYLRRQPYFRDMKQFLIRETGIHWVDVFRFLFGEPVALSADLFRTNPAIAGEDSGSFTFQMPDGARITFDGNRALDHAARNRRLTMGEFLIEGTSASLLLSGDGIIEIRDFGSDIWQQHPYSFEDRDFGGDCVYLFQRHVLDHLSSAAPLENTASDYLKNLAIQDLIYRSSHEGERLALNEVRDRQ, encoded by the coding sequence ATGGCAGAGCCTGCTTTTCGTGTCGGAATGGTCGGCTATGGCTACTTTGCAAAGTTTCATTTGAATGCCTGGCGGCGGCTTCAGAACGCATCGCTGGTGGCTTTGGCCGAGACCGATCCGCAACGCCGCGCCGAGGCCCGACGCGATGCGCCGGAGCTGGACGTGTACGACACGGTCGAAGACATGCTAACGGCTGGCTCGGTCGACATACTGGATGTTGCCACACCGCCATCTACTCATCTGGAGTTGATCCGGCCGGTCCTCGGACAGGTCTGCGCGGTAATCTGCCAGAAGCCGTTTTGCGATTCGTTGCCACAGGCGCAGGCCCTGGCAGAGGCTGCAAAAGACAGCTCTACGCTGCTGATCGTTCACGAGAATTTCCGTTTTCAGCCATGGTATCGCGAAATCCGGCAATTGTTGCAGGCGGGACGGCTCGGTCGTGTCATTCAGGCCCGGTTCTGCTTTCGTCCGGGAGACGGGGCAGGTCCTGACGCCTATCTGAGGCGGCAACCCTATTTCAGAGATATGAAACAATTTCTCATCCGCGAAACCGGCATCCACTGGGTTGATGTGTTTCGCTTTCTGTTTGGCGAACCGGTGGCACTCAGTGCGGATCTATTTCGCACCAATCCGGCGATCGCCGGTGAAGACAGCGGTAGCTTCACCTTCCAGATGCCCGACGGCGCCCGCATTACATTTGACGGCAACCGCGCCCTTGACCATGCCGCCAGAAACCGGCGGCTGACGATGGGCGAATTCCTGATCGAAGGCACCAGCGCCAGCTTGCTTCTGTCCGGTGATGGGATCATCGAGATACGTGATTTTGGCAGCGACATCTGGCAGCAACATCCCTATTCTTTCGAAGACCGGGATTTTGGCGGCGATTGCGTCTACCTGTTTCAGCGCCATGTGCTGGATCATTTATCCAGCGCAGCGCCGCTGGAAAACACCGCCTCGGACTATCTCAAAAATCTGGCAATCCAGGACCTGATTTACCGGTCGTCGCATGAAGGCGAAAGATTGGCGCTGAACGAGGTGAGGGACAGGCAGTGA
- a CDS encoding GntR family transcriptional regulator, producing MTKAARKTDTRTRQAYQRLKSLLMDNALKPSASYLETELADMLGMSRTPVREAALQLESEGFLSIRPRHGITILPISIEDMQDIYELLTELEPYAAERLARAGLSDSGRDLLMSHVSAMETALDTDDLVAWAKADEAFHMALVRLAGNQRLSRMVATFWDQVHRARMATLTLRPRPVRSNEDHRRLVDYLAAGDWEAARKLHRDHRENAKNMLVDLITHHNLNHL from the coding sequence GTGACAAAGGCGGCGCGAAAAACCGACACGCGAACCCGGCAGGCCTATCAGAGATTGAAGAGCCTGTTGATGGACAATGCGCTGAAACCGTCCGCCTCCTATCTGGAAACCGAGTTGGCCGACATGCTCGGGATGAGCCGGACACCGGTGCGCGAGGCGGCACTTCAACTCGAAAGCGAAGGGTTTTTAAGTATCCGCCCGCGCCACGGCATTACCATCTTGCCGATTTCCATCGAGGATATGCAGGATATTTATGAACTTCTGACCGAGCTGGAACCTTATGCTGCTGAAAGGCTGGCGCGTGCCGGCTTGTCCGACAGTGGCCGCGATTTGCTGATGTCCCATGTCAGCGCCATGGAAACGGCACTGGACACCGACGATCTGGTGGCCTGGGCCAAAGCCGATGAGGCCTTTCACATGGCTCTGGTGCGGCTCGCCGGCAATCAGCGCCTGTCGCGAATGGTCGCCACATTCTGGGATCAGGTGCACCGCGCCCGCATGGCGACGCTAACTCTGCGACCAAGACCAGTGCGCTCCAATGAAGATCACCGGCGTCTGGTTGACTATCTGGCAGCGGGCGACTGGGAGGCGGCGCGCAAGCTGCATCGAGACCACCGGGAAAATGCCAAGAACATGCTGGTCGACCTCATCACCCATCACAATCTCAACCATTTATAG
- a CDS encoding N-acyl homoserine lactonase family protein, which translates to MSDLWEIFALKYAERGNRTRADSFIADPHHDLPHEMDYYVWVLRQESRQRSRVILVDTGYDTEEGVARCREIQIHPAEKLRQFGISPEAIDTIILTHLHYDHAGSLKAFPNADLHVQALEMSYATGPCMCHDHLRAPFTGEHICDMVRALFAGRVHFSSGSKTIAEGVETHLIGGHSRGLQCVRVKTARGWVVLASDASHYYENYRLGKPFPIVVDVEDMLTGFQTLKQLAESDSHIIPGHDPIVRSIYQPVHSGDDSIVALHVAPKGGIL; encoded by the coding sequence GTGAGTGATCTGTGGGAGATTTTTGCGCTGAAATATGCCGAACGCGGCAATCGCACCCGCGCCGATTCGTTTATTGCCGATCCGCATCATGATCTGCCCCATGAGATGGATTATTACGTCTGGGTGTTGCGGCAAGAATCGCGCCAGAGATCGCGGGTTATTCTGGTCGACACCGGATATGACACCGAAGAAGGCGTTGCCAGATGCCGGGAAATACAAATCCATCCAGCCGAAAAGTTGCGCCAGTTCGGGATTTCTCCCGAAGCAATCGACACAATCATCCTCACGCATCTGCATTATGATCATGCCGGGTCACTGAAAGCCTTTCCAAATGCCGATCTTCATGTTCAGGCCCTGGAAATGAGTTATGCAACCGGGCCATGCATGTGCCACGATCATCTGCGCGCGCCATTCACCGGCGAACATATCTGCGACATGGTGAGGGCGCTTTTTGCAGGCCGCGTGCATTTCTCGTCCGGCAGCAAAACCATTGCCGAGGGCGTGGAAACCCATCTCATTGGCGGGCACAGCCGCGGATTGCAATGTGTGCGCGTGAAAACCGCGCGCGGATGGGTCGTGCTTGCTTCGGATGCGAGCCATTATTATGAGAATTACCGCCTTGGAAAACCCTTTCCGATTGTTGTAGACGTTGAGGATATGCTGACCGGATTTCAGACACTTAAGCAGCTTGCAGAAAGCGACAGCCACATTATACCGGGGCATGATCCGATAGTGCGTTCAATCTACCAGCCGGTTCATTCCGGCGATGACAGCATTGTCGCACTGCATGTGGCTCCAAAAGGCGGAATTTTATGA
- the otnK gene encoding 3-oxo-tetronate kinase: MSDRPVLLGAVADDFTGATDLAALMARAGLSVSLRIGVPKGDPVSDADCEVVALKIRTEPVKQAVTEAQAALDWLQAIGAGTFFWKYCSTFDSTATGNIGPVAEAMMAQLNCDQTVYCPSFPENGRTVFQGHMFVGEDLLSDSPMRNHPLTPMTDSSLLRLLAPQVTKPVGLVNRRTVSSGIAEVQEQLRQLKNDGCQHIILDAINDDDLNVLGAAIASLKLITGGSAIALPLVRALSGATGSRRQTDDNAPIDNTPLILSGSCSAMTRRQVARFAASHAALQLNPLDLAKDGAALQQAKHWLGSQPPGSAKMIYATAEPDEVKQAQSQLGRDKAGQLVEDALAELAQTALQTGHRRFVVAGGESSGAVTKALAVDQLRIGKEIAPGVPWTFARTGKFDIALALKSGNFGDETFFEQALEVLQQ, translated from the coding sequence ATGAGTGACAGACCAGTCCTGCTAGGCGCAGTGGCAGATGATTTTACCGGCGCCACCGATCTTGCCGCACTGATGGCACGCGCCGGCCTGTCGGTGTCCTTGCGCATAGGCGTACCCAAAGGCGATCCGGTATCAGATGCGGATTGCGAGGTGGTCGCGCTTAAAATCAGAACCGAACCGGTGAAGCAGGCGGTTACCGAGGCCCAGGCAGCGCTCGACTGGCTTCAGGCAATCGGTGCCGGCACGTTTTTCTGGAAATATTGCTCGACCTTCGATTCCACCGCGACGGGCAATATCGGCCCGGTGGCAGAAGCGATGATGGCGCAGTTGAACTGTGACCAGACCGTGTATTGCCCGTCCTTTCCGGAAAACGGCCGCACCGTCTTTCAGGGCCACATGTTTGTGGGCGAGGACTTGTTGAGCGACAGCCCGATGCGCAACCATCCGCTGACACCAATGACCGATTCCAGCCTGCTGCGGCTGTTGGCACCGCAGGTGACGAAACCTGTCGGCCTTGTCAACCGGCGCACTGTATCCAGCGGTATCGCTGAGGTTCAGGAGCAGTTGCGGCAGCTCAAGAATGACGGCTGCCAGCACATCATTCTGGACGCCATCAATGATGATGATTTGAATGTGCTGGGCGCTGCTATCGCCTCGTTGAAGCTGATTACTGGCGGCAGCGCGATTGCCCTGCCTTTGGTGCGCGCGCTGTCCGGCGCCACCGGCAGCCGTCGCCAGACAGATGACAATGCTCCAATCGACAATACGCCGCTGATTCTGAGTGGCAGCTGTTCGGCCATGACCCGCAGACAGGTTGCCCGTTTTGCAGCCAGCCATGCCGCCCTGCAACTCAACCCTCTGGACCTGGCGAAAGACGGGGCGGCTCTGCAACAGGCAAAACACTGGCTTGGCTCACAGCCGCCCGGCAGCGCCAAAATGATTTACGCCACAGCCGAGCCGGATGAAGTGAAGCAGGCGCAATCTCAATTGGGCCGGGACAAGGCAGGACAACTCGTTGAAGACGCGCTTGCGGAACTGGCCCAGACCGCTTTGCAGACCGGTCACCGCCGTTTCGTCGTCGCCGGGGGCGAAAGCTCAGGTGCGGTGACAAAGGCGCTGGCCGTCGATCAGTTGCGGATTGGCAAGGAAATCGCGCCCGGTGTGCCCTGGACCTTTGCCAGAACCGGAAAATTCGACATTGCGCTTGCGCTAAAATCGGGCAATTTTGGCGATGAAACCTTCTTTGAACAGGCTCTGGAAGTATTGCAGCAATGA
- a CDS encoding aldolase, with the protein MNESAQRDEMVLLARSMFERGLTPGSSGNLSCRLEAGGFLMTPTNSSFGFLQAETLSKLDDDGRHVSGDKPTKEDFLHLAMYRGRPDTKAITHLHSTYCVCLSCLKEVDETNMVPAITPYVHMRVGPVAAAPYKRPGDKSLGPEIEKLAAKHSGIIIRNHGPVVGAQSIRDSVFAMEELEEAARIFLLTRGMDLNFLTDPELAELDAISLGR; encoded by the coding sequence ATGAACGAATCGGCTCAGCGTGATGAAATGGTGCTGCTTGCCCGCTCGATGTTCGAGCGCGGCCTGACACCCGGATCAAGCGGCAATCTGTCATGCCGTTTGGAAGCCGGCGGCTTCCTGATGACACCGACAAATTCAAGCTTCGGGTTTCTGCAGGCTGAAACCCTGTCAAAACTCGATGATGACGGTCGCCATGTATCAGGTGACAAGCCCACTAAGGAGGATTTTCTCCATCTTGCCATGTATCGCGGACGGCCCGATACCAAAGCCATCACCCATCTGCATTCGACCTATTGTGTCTGCCTGTCATGTCTGAAAGAGGTGGATGAAACCAATATGGTGCCGGCCATAACGCCCTATGTTCACATGCGCGTCGGCCCGGTCGCAGCTGCGCCGTACAAACGCCCCGGAGACAAGTCGCTTGGACCGGAAATTGAAAAGCTGGCGGCAAAACATTCCGGTATCATCATCCGCAACCATGGCCCTGTAGTTGGGGCACAATCCATTCGCGACAGTGTGTTTGCCATGGAGGAACTGGAAGAAGCCGCGCGGATTTTCCTTTTGACCCGTGGCATGGATCTGAATTTTCTGACTGATCCGGAATTGGCCGAACTCGATGCCATCAGCCTGGGCCGTTAA
- a CDS encoding Lrp/AsnC ligand binding domain-containing protein, whose protein sequence is MTDKTHGTDGLDAFDEKILKVLAQNGRITVTELAETIGLSKSPCQVRLKRLESEGYILGYRAVLNAQKLDRAHIAFVEVKLKDTREAALRAFNTAARSVVEIEECHMIAGSFDYLLKVRTKHISDYRRVLGETISGLPHVAHTSTHVAMESVKDRGA, encoded by the coding sequence ATGACGGACAAAACGCATGGAACGGATGGTCTTGACGCTTTTGACGAAAAGATTCTCAAAGTGCTGGCGCAGAACGGCCGCATCACGGTGACAGAATTGGCCGAGACCATCGGTCTGTCAAAATCGCCCTGCCAGGTGCGGCTGAAACGGCTGGAATCGGAAGGCTATATTCTGGGCTACCGTGCCGTCCTGAATGCGCAGAAGCTCGACCGCGCCCATATCGCCTTTGTGGAAGTCAAGCTGAAAGACACCCGTGAGGCTGCGCTCAGGGCCTTCAATACGGCGGCCCGGTCGGTTGTGGAAATTGAAGAATGTCACATGATTGCAGGCAGTTTCGACTATCTGCTGAAAGTGCGCACCAAGCATATTTCCGACTACCGCCGGGTTCTGGGAGAAACCATTTCCGGCCTGCCGCATGTGGCCCATACCAGCACCCATGTGGCGATGGAATCTGTCAAGGATCGCGGCGCTTAA
- the putA gene encoding bifunctional proline dehydrogenase/L-glutamate gamma-semialdehyde dehydrogenase PutA, giving the protein MPTPDAIAEDLSRLREIIRDNVLADEAGALQRLIQLAGQTPQMAASIEASASKLVTEVRKAKNPGLMEVFLAEYGLSTREGVALMCLAEALLRVPDSHTIDALIEDKISPSDWGAHLGHSNSSLVNASTWALMLTGKVLRDDEGPNASIAGTLHALVKRVGEPVIRKAVAQAMRELGQQFVLGRNIDEAMNRAAKQEERGYTYSYDMLGEAARTEADAKRYHLAYSEAISAIAKRCESEDIRENPGISVKLSALHPRYEAPHAARIVPDLVNRTLALASLAKSANMGFNIDAEEQDRLDLSLDVIEGILSNPALSDWDGFGVVVQAYGPRAAFVIDWLHALALKLDRRIMVRLVKGAYWDTEIKRAQVFGLDGFPVFTRKPSTDVSYIACARKLLLYADRIYPQFATHNAQTIAAVLAIAADEASPVESSPVFEFQRLHGMGETLHNAVMASHNTRSRIYAPVGAHEDLLAYLVRRLLENGANSSFVNQIVDKQVPVEAIVADPFKVVAHYLPDAQNPKIARPQALFGAARSNAKGWDITDLRDQAFVVNAMSSALPDQTTGPIVAASGDAAGMPAEPRYNPANPQQKIGSVIPATVSQAEAAITAALGGAAGWSAKSATERAKCLRAAADLYEADAELFFALACQEAGKTAADAIAELREAVDFLRYYASEAERLEAQDPLQGRGVFVCISPWNFPLAIFSGQIAAALAAGNAVLAKPAEQTPLIAAHAVSLLHKAGIPADALQLLPGPGAEIGQALVSDPRIDGVCFTGSTPTAKRINRAMADNAAPDAPLIAETGGINAMIVDSSALPEQAVRDIVASAFQSAGQRCSALRVLYVQEDIAPKLLKMLQGAMNLLVVGDPANITTDIGPVIDTDARDKIDAHIHAAEQEGRLLKQVKAPQSGTFVGPALIRVDGIEEIAEEIFGPVLHVATFRGNQLAAVVAAINAKGFGLTFGLHTRIDDRVQTIVDSIKCGNIYINRNQIGAVVASQPFGGEGLSGTGPKAGGPHYLQRFARTAAVAVVAGKKPAQTLDFAKVQSALNSIRYDQQLLEITDMAGPTGESNRLSSFSRGVILCLGPTSEAALEQARLAAGFGCASLAVAPGLSGANALDGVLNLDDLATLSGFDGVAAWADDAVLRQMRIALARREGAILPLISNQDFSPCILERHVCIDTTAAGGNASLLAAA; this is encoded by the coding sequence ATGCCCACTCCTGATGCCATCGCTGAAGATCTCTCCCGCTTGAGGGAAATCATTCGTGACAATGTGTTGGCTGATGAAGCAGGCGCATTGCAGCGTTTGATCCAGCTCGCAGGGCAGACCCCGCAGATGGCTGCATCAATCGAAGCAAGTGCGTCAAAACTGGTGACAGAAGTCCGCAAGGCCAAAAATCCCGGTCTGATGGAGGTGTTTCTGGCCGAGTATGGCCTGTCGACCCGGGAAGGCGTTGCTCTGATGTGTCTGGCAGAAGCACTGCTGCGCGTGCCGGACAGCCATACGATTGACGCGCTGATCGAAGACAAGATTTCCCCTTCGGACTGGGGCGCGCATCTGGGCCATTCCAACTCGTCTCTGGTCAACGCTTCGACCTGGGCTTTGATGCTGACCGGCAAAGTGCTGCGCGACGATGAAGGCCCGAATGCCAGTATTGCAGGCACATTGCACGCGCTGGTGAAACGCGTCGGCGAACCGGTGATCCGCAAGGCGGTGGCGCAGGCGATGCGCGAACTTGGCCAGCAATTTGTCCTTGGCCGCAATATTGACGAGGCGATGAACCGGGCGGCAAAACAGGAAGAACGCGGCTACACCTACTCTTATGACATGCTCGGCGAGGCAGCTCGCACTGAAGCTGACGCCAAGCGCTATCATCTGGCCTATTCGGAGGCCATCAGTGCCATCGCAAAACGCTGCGAGAGTGAGGATATCCGCGAAAATCCGGGCATTTCCGTCAAGCTCTCTGCCTTGCATCCACGCTATGAGGCACCCCACGCGGCGCGTATCGTTCCCGATCTGGTGAACCGCACTCTGGCGCTGGCCAGCCTCGCCAAATCGGCCAATATGGGCTTTAACATTGATGCTGAAGAGCAGGACCGGCTTGATCTGTCGCTTGATGTGATTGAAGGCATTCTGTCAAATCCGGCACTTTCCGACTGGGATGGATTTGGCGTCGTCGTTCAGGCCTACGGACCGCGCGCCGCCTTTGTCATCGACTGGCTGCATGCCCTGGCGCTGAAACTTGACCGGCGCATCATGGTCCGCCTGGTGAAGGGCGCCTATTGGGATACAGAGATCAAACGTGCTCAGGTGTTCGGCCTCGATGGCTTTCCCGTCTTCACCCGCAAACCCTCGACCGATGTCAGTTACATCGCCTGCGCCCGCAAATTGCTCTTATATGCCGACCGGATTTACCCGCAATTTGCCACCCATAATGCCCAGACAATCGCAGCTGTACTGGCCATTGCCGCCGATGAAGCCAGTCCGGTGGAATCCAGCCCGGTGTTTGAATTTCAGCGCCTTCACGGCATGGGTGAAACCCTGCACAATGCGGTGATGGCCAGCCACAACACGCGCTCCCGCATTTATGCCCCGGTCGGGGCTCACGAGGATTTGCTGGCCTATCTGGTACGCCGCCTGCTGGAAAACGGCGCCAACAGTTCCTTTGTCAATCAGATCGTCGACAAACAGGTGCCGGTCGAAGCTATCGTCGCCGATCCGTTCAAAGTGGTGGCCCACTATCTGCCCGACGCCCAAAACCCGAAAATTGCCCGTCCGCAAGCCCTGTTTGGTGCGGCACGCAGCAATGCCAAAGGCTGGGATATCACCGATCTGCGGGATCAGGCTTTTGTCGTCAACGCCATGAGCAGCGCTCTGCCGGACCAAACCACCGGGCCGATTGTCGCCGCTTCCGGTGACGCAGCGGGTATGCCCGCCGAGCCAAGATATAATCCGGCAAATCCGCAGCAGAAAATCGGCTCAGTCATCCCGGCGACAGTCAGCCAGGCGGAGGCCGCGATCACGGCAGCCCTTGGCGGTGCTGCCGGCTGGTCAGCGAAATCTGCTACCGAGCGTGCCAAATGTCTGCGCGCCGCGGCTGATCTCTATGAAGCTGACGCAGAGTTGTTTTTTGCTCTGGCCTGTCAGGAGGCGGGCAAAACTGCGGCAGACGCCATTGCCGAGCTGCGCGAGGCTGTTGACTTCCTGAGATATTACGCATCAGAGGCTGAACGCCTTGAGGCGCAAGACCCGTTGCAGGGCAGGGGCGTTTTTGTCTGCATATCGCCGTGGAATTTCCCGCTGGCGATTTTCAGCGGTCAGATCGCGGCAGCACTGGCTGCAGGCAATGCGGTGCTCGCCAAACCGGCGGAACAGACCCCGCTGATTGCCGCTCATGCCGTCAGCCTGCTGCACAAGGCGGGCATTCCAGCCGATGCCCTGCAATTGCTGCCGGGGCCCGGTGCTGAAATCGGACAGGCGCTGGTCTCCGATCCGCGCATTGACGGCGTTTGCTTTACCGGCTCGACACCAACCGCAAAACGCATCAATCGGGCGATGGCAGACAATGCCGCCCCCGATGCGCCGCTGATTGCCGAAACCGGTGGCATCAACGCCATGATCGTCGACAGTTCCGCACTGCCGGAGCAGGCGGTGCGTGATATTGTTGCCTCCGCATTCCAGAGCGCCGGCCAGCGCTGCTCCGCCCTGCGCGTCCTCTATGTGCAGGAAGACATTGCCCCCAAACTGCTGAAAATGCTGCAGGGCGCGATGAATCTGCTGGTGGTCGGAGATCCGGCCAATATTACCACCGACATCGGCCCGGTGATCGATACTGACGCCAGGGACAAGATCGATGCCCATATCCATGCAGCCGAACAGGAAGGCCGGCTGCTGAAACAGGTCAAAGCGCCACAGTCCGGCACATTTGTCGGGCCAGCGCTGATCCGTGTCGATGGAATCGAGGAAATTGCCGAGGAAATTTTCGGACCGGTTCTGCATGTCGCGACCTTCAGGGGCAATCAGCTTGCCGCCGTCGTCGCGGCCATCAACGCCAAGGGGTTCGGTTTGACGTTCGGGCTGCACACCCGTATCGATGATCGCGTGCAGACCATTGTCGACAGTATCAAATGCGGCAATATCTATATCAACCGTAACCAGATCGGCGCGGTGGTGGCCTCGCAGCCTTTCGGCGGCGAGGGACTGTCGGGCACCGGTCCGAAGGCCGGCGGCCCGCATTATCTGCAGCGCTTTGCCAGAACAGCAGCGGTGGCGGTTGTGGCGGGGAAGAAACCGGCGCAAACACTTGATTTTGCCAAAGTGCAATCAGCGCTCAATTCAATCCGCTACGATCAGCAACTGCTGGAAATCACAGACATGGCCGGCCCGACCGGCGAATCCAACCGGTTGAGCAGTTTTTCCCGCGGAGTCATCCTCTGCCTTGGGCCAACTTCCGAGGCGGCTTTGGAACAGGCCCGCCTGGCGGCAGGTTTCGGCTGTGCCAGCCTGGCCGTGGCGCCGGGGCTGAGCGGGGCGAATGCACTGGACGGGGTTCTCAACCTGGACGATCTGGCAACGCTGTCCGGTTTTGATGGAGTCGCCGCCTGGGCGGATGACGCGGTGTTGCGGCAGATGCGTATCGCTTTGGCGCGCCGCGAAGGTGCGATTCTGCCGCTGATCAGCAATCAGGATTTTTCGCCCTGCATTCTGGAGCGCCATGTCTGCATTGACACCACGGCAGCGGGCGGCAATGCCTCGCTGCTGGCGGCGGCCTGA